The proteins below are encoded in one region of Juglans microcarpa x Juglans regia isolate MS1-56 chromosome 4D, Jm3101_v1.0, whole genome shotgun sequence:
- the LOC121259926 gene encoding putative calcium-binding protein CML19 translates to MKTKHDAASASSSPSSPSPSMDEKSSKSVLGRLRRKLSSRKTDKRSISSTDSETSKYCSELQRVFEYFDEDGDGKISPAELQTCVSTVGGNMSMDEAEVVVTSSDLNGDGQLDFEEFQKLLEASGEEEKNDALKGAFAMYEMEGSGCITPTSLKRMLSRLGDSKSVDDCKTMIRTFDLNGDGVLNFEEFRIMMR, encoded by the coding sequence ATGAAAACTAAACACGATGCAgcttctgcttcttcttctccttcttccccTTCTCCTTCGATGGATGAGAAGTCTTCGAAATCAGTTTTGGGAAGATTACGTCGCAAACTATCTTCAAGAAAGACGGATAAACGTTCTATTTCATCAACTGATTCCGAGACGAGCAAATACTGCAGCGAGCTTCAAAGGGTGTTCGAGTACTTTGACGAGGATGGGGATGGTAAAATATCTCCTGCCGAATTGCAAACCTGCGTGAGCACCGTGGGGGGGAATATGTCCATGGATGAGGCAGAAGTAGTAGTAACTTCGTCTGATTTGAACGGGGATGGGCAGCTGGACTTCGAGGAATTCCAGAAGCTATTGGAGGCAAGCGGAGAAGAGGAGAAGAACGACGCGCTTAAAGGGGCTTTCGCCATGTATGAGATGGAAGGGTCCGGGTGCATCACTCCCACGAGCTTGAAGAGGATGCTAAGCCGACTTGGTGACTCCAAGTCCGTTGACGATTGCAAAACTATGATCCGAACGTTTGATCTCAATGGCGACGGCGTTCTCAACTTTGAAGAGTTCAGAATTATGATGCGCTAA
- the LOC121259930 gene encoding alkaline phosphatase D, which translates to MIIGAVVAVASSGSQRKEVLLVSRIAFGSCSDQSDPQPIWDAIIKYDPQVFIWLGDNIYGDNKRPFKLFGKERTIGPWKNAPRFVPNSRQEMELRFKKAKTNPGYSRLREKTKIIGTWDDHDYGLNDAGKEFSAKISNQELLLDFLEEPQDSPRRKQAGVYASYTFGPLGRQIKVILLDTRYHRDPLSSDGTILGNLQWTWLEKELNGPASAITIIGSSIQVISNLSATTGPLISSESWGRFPKERDRLFKLIADSKRDRVFFISGDVHFGEIARYDCATGYPLYDITSSGLTKSIEEAVPPPFHFIVRFVASLTPTTMRVMNQNCRFSSCTYGQPNFGAIEIDWDATPVTLKIEVKDINGLTVTGVKMSLLELQAGSRNNVATMKTGEYWRHCSPEVTLPWLVRYRLAILFYSAVAILLLALIGFTYAAVLISRRCLGKCKFD; encoded by the exons ATGATCATAGGAGCGGTGGTGGCGGTAGCGAGCAGCGGTTCGCAAAGGAAAGAAGTCCTTCTGGTTTCTCGTATTGCTTTCGGGTCATGCTCCGACCAAAGCGATCCTcag CCTATCTGGGATGCAATAATCAAATATGATCCTCAAGTCTTTATTTGGCTTGGCGATAACATTTATGGAGACAATAAGCGCCCTTTTAAActgtttggaaaggaaagaaCAATCGGACCCTGGAAGAATGCTCCAAGATTTGTTCCTAACTCCAGGCAGGAAATGGAGTTAAGATTCAAGAAAGCTAAGACTAATCCAGGCTATTCTCGTCTTCGAGAGAAAACTAAG ATAATCGGCACATGGGATGACCATGATTATGGATTAAATGATGCAGGAAAAGAGTTTTCTGCGAAAATATCTAACCAAGAACTTCTCCTTGATTTTTTAGAAGAGCCTCAGGATAGTCCACG GCGCAAGCAGGCTGGTGTGTATGCATCATATACATTTGGCCCTTTGGGTAGACAAATAAAG GTTATCCTCTTAGACACTAGATACCACAGAGATCCTCTGTCAAGTGATGGTACCATTTTGGGGAATTTGCAGTGGACATGGCTAGAAAAAGAGCTGAATGGTCCAGCATCAGCCATTACTATAATTGGATCTTCTATTCAG GTTATATCAAATCTTTCAGCAACCACTGGCCCGTTGATTTCTTCCGAGTCTTGGGGACGTTTCCCAAAGGAGAGAGATCGCCTTTTCAAATTGATAGCAGACAGTAAG AGAGATCGAGTCTTCTTCATTAGCGGTGATGTTCATTTTGGAGAAATTGCACGGTATGACTGTGCTACTGGATATCCCCTATATGACATTACATCAAGTGGGCTCACAAAATCAATAGAGGAGGCAGTCCCACcaccatttcatttcatagtGAGGTTTGTGGCAAGCTTGACACCCACTACAATGAGAGTCATGAATCAGAATTGCAGATTTAGTTCATGCACATATG GTCAACCAAATTTTGGAGCAATTGAGATAGACTGGGATGCAACTCCAGTGACCTTGAAAATTGAAGTTAAGGATATCAATGGGTTAACTGTGACTGGCGTCAAGATGTCATTATTGGAACTGCAAGCTGGAAGTAGAAACAACGTTGCCACCATGAAAACAGGGGAATATTGGAGGCATTGTTCCCCTGAAGTTACTCTACCATGGCTTGTCAGATATCGCCTGGCTATTCTGTTCTACAGTGCTGTAGCTA
- the LOC121259927 gene encoding UPF0047 protein YjbQ-like, whose translation MQTSFMFSPAKPTFAPLRVRSLYTSPTPSTANDPSSMAEAAAAAGAAPKWAQKTITLPPQKRGCHLITPKIKKEIAQDLLEFKCGLAHLFLQHTSASLTINENYDSDVRDDTETFLNRIVPEGRSAPWRHTIEGPDDMPAHIKSSMFGCTLTVPITNGQLNMGTWQGIWLCEHRDNATPRKVVVTLNGI comes from the exons ATGCAAACATCCTTCATGTTCTCGCCTGCGAAGCCTACCTTTGCTCCACTTCGCGTGAGGTCTTTGTACACAAGTCCGACACCGAGCACTGCAAACGATCCCAGTTCGATGGCGGAGGCGGCGGCGGCGGCTGGGGCTGCTCCTAAGTGGGCTCAGAAGACCATAACCCTACCTCCCCAGAAGAGGGGCTGTCATCTTATCACTCCTAAG ATAAAGAAGGAAATTGCTCAAGATCTGTTAGAATTTAAGTGTGGCCTTGCTCATCTCTTCT taCAGCATACAAGCGCTTCTCTTACCATCAATGAGAATTACGACTCTGACGTTCGAGATGATACCGAGACATTTCTCAACAGGATAGTCCCGGAG GGAAGATCTGCACCTTGGAGGCATACCATTGAAG GCCCGGATGACATGCCGGCACATATCAAATCGTCAATGTTTGGCTGCACCCTGAC GGTTCCAATCACAAATGGACAGCTTAACATGGGAACCTGGCAG GGGATATGGCTCTGTGAGCACCGCGACAACGCTACTCCACGCAAGGTTGTGGTTACCCTCAACGGGATATAA